A segment of the Dunckerocampus dactyliophorus isolate RoL2022-P2 chromosome 19, RoL_Ddac_1.1, whole genome shotgun sequence genome:
AGTGTGCCGAATCAATTATTGATCGGTAATGATAGTCATGAACGTACGATTGATTGGTAGTTTATAGTCATgaacaaataaaatcaataataaaGTTATGAACAGGAAAATAAGTAAATTATGTATTtgcatcgtcatcatcatcacatggGCTGTCAGATGATTTGATTGACAGACgctgtgatgaagatgctgtttcatcatcatcatcatgtcatGTCAGCAAGCAGCTGCttgtgatgtcacttcctgtcttgatTGACAGCCACTGCCGGGACGTTTAGCGATGCTATGCTAACAGGAAACTCATTTCCCGACCACTCGGCTGTCATCTGACTCTGATGGCCTCTAACGAGCTTAATGAGCTTGATGAGCATCCTAACGAGCTTAATGACTCGTTAGACCAACATGCACATGACTTTGGAAAGACGGGATGTCTTTTGATGCTTCCTGGAGGATCGTGGACTGTGGAGGTCTGTGGTCCGGGGTGTCATGTGAATGTCACCAAATGACCTTGTTTTTCACATTGTTGAGGTGGTGAAAGGTCACGTGGTCACATGTTCCTCAGGTACAAGGCCATAGTCAAGCCCATGGACATCCAGACGTCTGGCGCCGTCTTCTGGACATGCGTGAAGGCGGCGTCCATCTGGCTGCTGTCCGTCCTGTTGGCCATCCCCGAGGCCGTCTTCTCCCAAGTGGTCTCCATGCAGGTAGTGCTCATGCTAACTCTCACGCCAACGCCTCAGGTTTCACCTTTGGGTCCTCCCCCTCCCAGGGTCAAAGGGACAGCGAGAACGTGACCTTCATCAACTGTGTCCCCTACCCGCTATCTGACCAGACACACCCCAAGGTCCACTCCCTCATGATCTTCCTGGTCTACTTCCTGTTCCCGCTGGCCGTCATCTCCGTCTACTACTACCACATTGCACGCACGCTCACGCGCAGCGCGCACGACATGCCGGGGGAGGTCAGCGAGCACACCAAGAGACAGGTGAGGGACAGATGGGGGACAAGTGTCTGAAGTAGGACAGGAGGTTGGTGGTGTTGTGGAAAGTTCCGTGTCTGAATAAGAAAGAGAGAAGGAATATTTACGAGCGGACGACCTTTGCTGGcaaacatgttttattcaaGGTCGCTCTCAGGTGGCATCTTAGAAGCGCTCTCGTGGTTTCACCTGCTGACATGATGATGCTGTGGTATGCTGTGATATGATGTCGCTAAGCACGGCACGCCTTTCAAAGACAACCAACAAAAACAGGCATCAGGAGGTCAAAGGTTGTGAGGTTTTGTGGGCAAGCGGTGACCCGTGTGAGGGCACGTGAGTGACTCATGTGACCTTCCCGCTCATATCGACATGTTAGGCTGGTAAAGATGCTAACGCTAATGTGTGCCGCAGATGGAGACCAGGAAGCGTCTGGCTAAGATCGTGTTGGTCTTCGTGGGATTATTCGCCGTGTGCTGGCTGCCCAACCACGTGCTCTACATGTACCGCTCCTTCCACTACCAGCAGATGGACGTGTCACTAGCGCACCTGCTGGTTACACTGCTAGCACGCGTCCTCAGCTTTTCCTCGTCCTGCGTCAACCCCTTCGCCCTCTACTTGCTAAGCGACAGCTTCCGCCGCCACTTCAACAGGTCCCTCCCCCCAGCCAGCCTCCAGCAACGTCAGGTGACCGCCAATctaactctctctctctcgctctctctccccAGTCAGCTGTTCTGCCGCCGCCCGCGCCCAGAGCGCCAGGCCAGCTACCTGCACAGCACCTCCCATATTCGTCTCACCTCCATAAAGAAGGCCACGGCAAGCGCCACCCCCGCCAACGGCACCTGCGGCAGGCCAGAAACGGCCATGTGATGACGATTGTGAGTGTGACGTCACCGTCTTTCATCTCAACGTCAAACAGATCCTGCAGCTCCCTGCCTCCATCAAGCCACTAAGCTAGCTAGCATGCACACTGATGAAGAAACATGGTGGAGCATAACGACGACACCATCAGCCACTCCTCAGAAGGACCCTTCTGCCATCATGATCATCAGGGAATCAAACATGAATCATCGCTCAATGATTGCCACATGATGCACTTGAGcacgtagcgttagcatgtagctCATGACACAGTGTGCAGCCTCCATTAGTGGCGACAGGAAGTGAGAGGCCGAGGAGGAAGCCATTAAGAAGCAATCAGGAAAAGCAATCCTGCCTCACTTTTGCTGTGATGGatgggagtggggggggggagaggAGGTTCAGCCCGTCCTTTTGGGAAGGATTGTCTTGTTGGAGAAAATGAGCACTACCTGTTGACATATAAAGGTTTCCCTCTTTCACATTACTGACATCATCATTAACGCCATGatcaatgacatcatcatcagtaCACGGTTCAAAGTGTTGCTGGGCAAAGAAAAAGATGAACAGGAGTCTTTTGTGTTCAAAAGTGTACAcgtaaatgaataataaagttTGTGTCTGCATGATGAATGACTGCCATACATTGCCAACagcacattagcatgttagcacattAGCCAGTAGCATGACAAGGTGGACTATTTTAGCATCAACAATGGAATCACTGTTAGCTTTTCGACGACActgctagcatgttagctaGCATGTCAACAACATGGCCGCCGCCTTACAGCTGTTCCAGTTGTCATAGCaacctcatttttttttacttggacaAATACTAGTAACTCGCAATAAGTAGTGATTACAGTACgaatataaaatgtaaagaaGTGTAATATTGAAGTATGAAAGACATTTGTGGCCTGCAAAATATGTTAACTGGTAAcacagtgaaagtgaaaagaggCAAGACATCACCTCAAGAAGACATGAGGCCTGGAGTGGCATTTGCTCCCGTCTTTTCCACATCTGGGGACGGGGCCTCTTTTATCAGGACGCAGCAGGCAGTGCACTTGCtaaggtgcacacacacacacacacacacacagtggtaaTGAATGTGAGAATGAATTAGTTTCCAATTATGAACATCATTTAGCTTAGCGCTTAAACAGCTAACAGGCATGAAAACGCTTCTTTCATCCAATCACCTCTAAAATAAACACTTACGCTGCTGGCTGTGATTGACATGTACCTATTTGCATATACACATTTGCACGTACCTATTTACATATACAGAATTATATGTACCCATTTACACGTGTATGTATTAACATGATATGtacatatgtatttatatgtcatgtatgtatttatatgtgtttACATGACATCAATAGGGTTTTTCTTCTCACCGCCGACCTCTGCTGGCTTTTGGGACAGCACCAAGGTGGGCGGGGCTAGTCTGTGACTCCAGGAAGTAGCCTGAGATGCTGATGATGCTCAGGTAGAAACGGACGTCAAAGGTTTTATTTTCTTGACATCGTAGCTCAATGCTGCCACCGTGTGGTCATCAAAGAACATCAAAGATCTTCTTCACCTTTGACCTCAACTCTAAAAACAACCCAGGTAACAAATTAACATTCTAAGAATGATATTTGAACGTTCTGATCATATTTCCGAATTGGAATGTTTGCTCCAATGTGTGGAGTCGGAATGTTAGTTGCTAATGTTATGCGAAAACATTGACAGAACGTTTCTAGAATGTTTAACCATTTTATTACAACATTGAAAGTATATTCCCATGCTTATTTTTGCTTACATCTACTTAATTCAGAATGTATGCTAAAACTCAAGCAAATTTCAAATTGAAAgtaaaattttcccataagtaataatgtaaatacaattagtccgttccagaaagcccaaaatgttcacacaaaacgtgtctttatagtttgacatgcagaaaacacttataaatacatataaatacatagaaatgatgaatgaaagggatacatgaacatttaaggctacttttacctttaatgaagacatgattgttgccaaagacacgacgtggtcgtgagatcaacacggacgccccctttgtgttttgctgtgagttattgcTCGATTTTCATAGTGTTCCTCACTCACCTCCATTCTCTGCCTTCCTTTGCTTTTCACTGCGATATAAATGAgccaaaatgaagccaaagaatGTTACAAGTCCcagaattttgataaagaaagtgaaaatCACGATTGaagtcaagaaataactcatagcaaaacaccaaggcagtgtctgtgttgatcttgccACCTCAtcatgtctttgacaacaatcccatcttcaatgaaggtaaacgtaaccttaaatgttcatttatccatttcacaCATCATctatatgtatttagaatttttatgcatgtgttttctgttaacattcttgagacttgtggcattaactgttagttagcaaagaactatagAGTCAAccaatgatgacatcatagatggggcgctggagctgacttccacttcctTTTTCCATGTATTACCAAGCTAACTGTCACGATCGGGTTGCGgatgtcgagtgcttgacccccagtatgcataGACGGAGGCGGCAgtgtgcaaataaaaaatattttatgatgCACGAACAGGTGCAGCTACTCACAACGGAACGTAACAGCACATGTGAGGTGACTAGAGGCAGCGTCGTACTCGAGGCGgtgctgggcttttaaaccccactaaTGTCAATTGCCTACAGGTGCGTAGCAACCACCTGGGGTGACGCGGCTGCAGATTCCTCCCAGCCGGAAGTGCAGCCCGGCAAAGTAAGGGTCAAAACATGACActaacaggctgctaacaaggtcgttttgtgataaaaaatacattaagaacacagttagccttgtgcagtgtattaataacacaagatgtgtgccatattgtacgctaatggGAAGAGGTAagcaaaccaaggcaacattttcaacattaaaCACACTCAAGCCGTatgctaacagaggttccactgtacactaggtccccaacttacgaacatccgactagcgaacattcgcggatacgaacacaagcagactggtctatattttattttattttgccttgtagtcgttcaatcagtatttatactgctactgtacatgcttgaccagcagagggcactgtgacactgctaatgggaccaacagaggcagcgttagacgctggggggataaagctaaatggaaagctaaattgtagctgtatgatacaacctggacagagcgtgtgattaaagtttatgaagagttaataggcctgcttaattctacaccacccacagaacactacctcttttagaagagtctaatgatggcgaccatttgtcctttttttcaatatctcctcctccaactccaccacaacgacgtatgctcgaccactcctcttcaaaggtaaataacatttatcattacgtattattatatcatttttattattgtttttttcattaattatcctagtttaatattactactgcatccaaactcatatttacatacatacacatatactgtatatgtatacacgtacatgtagtacctatatcattggtaatattaccttttcccctacttaagaacaattcgacataagaacgatcatctggaaccaattgtgttcgtacgTTGGGGACCTGGTGTATACCATTAATGGAAACAACAAGGTTACTGGTATCTTGTGTtcttttacaacaacaaaatcccAAACCTTTGCTCTGAACTTTTAGGATAAAGAAAGTTTCTGAAACActccaaatgtatttcttcactTTCTCTCAGTATCTGAGGTTGATAGTGTAAATGAATCCCATGAGTAACAGACGAGCCTTTGACACGCATTGATAGACATTAAAAACCTCCATTACATCCTTGACAAAGGACACCGGGAGAGGGCCTTTTTGTTCTTCCTTTTCAAGGAAGACACAGATCTTCAATCTAGCATACTCTTCTTGCAGCGATTCAGTGACAATATCctataaatacat
Coding sequences within it:
- the nmbr gene encoding neuromedin-B receptor isoform X1 produces the protein MDDDFASKLPVEVRGSNWSQESPDGGETSGSYVAVRCVMVSAYTLIVVVGLVGNVTLVKIFISTSAMRSVPNIFISSLAAGDLLLLLTCVPVDAFRFLSHQWLLGQAACKLIPAIQLTSVGVSVFTLTALSADRYKAIVKPMDIQTSGAVFWTCVKAASIWLLSVLLAIPEAVFSQVVSMQGQRDSENVTFINCVPYPLSDQTHPKVHSLMIFLVYFLFPLAVISVYYYHIARTLTRSAHDMPGEVSEHTKRQMETRKRLAKIVLVFVGLFAVCWLPNHVLYMYRSFHYQQMDVSLAHLLVTLLARVLSFSSSCVNPFALYLLSDSFRRHFNSQLFCRRPRPERQASYLHSTSHIRLTSIKKATASATPANGTCGRPETAM
- the nmbr gene encoding neuromedin-B receptor isoform X2, yielding MDIQTSGAVFWTCVKAASIWLLSVLLAIPEAVFSQVVSMQGQRDSENVTFINCVPYPLSDQTHPKVHSLMIFLVYFLFPLAVISVYYYHIARTLTRSAHDMPGEVSEHTKRQMETRKRLAKIVLVFVGLFAVCWLPNHVLYMYRSFHYQQMDVSLAHLLVTLLARVLSFSSSCVNPFALYLLSDSFRRHFNSQLFCRRPRPERQASYLHSTSHIRLTSIKKATASATPANGTCGRPETAM